In Methanobacterium sp., the genomic stretch AAGTCTGTACCCGCTCCTGATGAAGATACAGCCACTATATCAGTGGAAGCTGCAAGATACGCCCTTAAAAGAGCAAATATTAATCCACAAAAAATTGGAGCTGTATATGTAGGATCAGAATCACACCCATACGCTGTTAAACCAACAGCAACCATTGTTGCAGAAGCAGTTGGATCATCACCAGACATGACATCAGCTGATTTAGAATTTGCATGTAAAGCAGGTACAGCAGGCATGCAGATATGTATGGGCCTTGTAGATTCCGGAATCATTGAATATGGATTGGCAGTTGGTGCAGATACCGCTCAAGGAGCTCCAGGAGATGCTCTGGAATATACAGCATCTGCAGGAGGGGCAGCTTACATTATAGGAAATCAAAATACAGTTGCAGACATTGAAGCAACTTACAGTTTTACAACAGATACACCAGATTTCTACAGAAGAGAAGGAAAGCCATATCCAAGACATGGAGGAAGATTTACAGGAGAACCTGCCTACTTTAAGCATGTGTTATCTGCAGCAAAAGGCATGTTTGAAAAGATGGGAACTGAAGCATCAGATTATGACCATGCTGTTTTCCACCAGCCAAACGGTAAATTTTATCTTAAAGCAGCAAAAAAACTTGGATTTAACAACGAACAGTCAAAAACTGGCCTTTTAACTCCAGTTATTGGAAATACCTATTCTGGAGCAACTCCTCTTGGATTAGCCGCTATACTTGATATTGCTAATCCTGGAGACAGAATACTCGCAGTATCATATGGATCTGGTGCTGGAAGCGATGCATTCAGCATAAAAGTAAATGATAATATAGAAGAAAGACGGGAATTTGCTCCAAAAGTCACAGAGTTAGTGGCAAATAAAAATTATGTTGATTACGCAATGTATGCCAAATATAAAGGAAAACTAAGGATGGCATAAGAGGGATTATTATGAGAGACGTTGCAATTATAGGAGTTTCACAAACAAAATTTGGGGAACTCTGGGAAGAATCATTTAGAGATTTAATTACTACTGCAGGAATGGGAGCTATTGAGGATGCAAATATTGAGGGAGCAGATTTAGAAGCTATGTATGTTGGAAACATGTCTGCAGGCCTCTTTGTTCAACAGGAACATATCGCATCATTAATAGCTGATCATGCAGGATTAACACCAATACCCTGTGCGAGAGTTGAAGCTGCATGTGCATCTGGTGGACTAGCTCTTAGAAATGGGATAATGGCTGTGGCATCAGGATATCATGACATAGTAATTTCAGCTGGTGTTGAAAAGATGACTGATGTTGTAGATCCTACTCCAGCTATTGCTACTGCATCTGATCAGGAATGGGAAGCACAGCAAGGCGTTACTTTTCCATCATTATATGCAATGATGGCCAGAAGACATATGTATGAATATGGAACTACAAGAGAACAGCTTGCAATGGTTTCAGTAATAAACCACAAAAATGCTTCAAAAAATCCTCTTGCCCAATTTCCAATGGAAATTACAGTAGATTCTGTATTAAACTCCACCATGGTTGCAGATCCATTAAGACTTCTCGATTGTTCACCAGTTTCAGATGGTGCTGCTGCAGCTATTTTATGCCCTGCAGAAGAAGCTAAAAAGTACACTGATACACCGATATATATTAAAGCATCTACACAGGCTTCAGGAACAATTGCCCTGCACGATAGAAAAGATTTAACCACAATTGATGCTACAGTACATGCTGCCAAAAAAGCATATAAAATGGCTGGACTTGAACCAAAAGATATTGATGCAGTTGAAGTTCATGATTGTTTCAGTATAAATGGTTTATTAGCAGTAGAGGACCTTGGATTTGTTGAAAAAGGAAAAGGTGGACCTGCAATTGAAGAAGGTATGACTGAAATAGGCGGTGAAATACCTGTAAATCCATCTGGAGGACTTAAAGCCAGAGGTCATCCATTAGGAGCAACAGGAATTGCTCAGGCAGCTGAAATTGTATGGCAATTAAGAGGAGAAGCTGGTAAGCGTCAGGTAGATGGCGCACAAATAGGTATGACTCACAATATTGGTGGGACCGGCGGAACTGCTGCTGTTCATATATTCTCCAACTGAATACTGGAACAATTTAATTACAGCTTATGCTGTAATTTAACAATTTATTTTTCAAAGGGTAA encodes the following:
- a CDS encoding hydroxymethylglutaryl-CoA synthase, yielding MAGIVGYGVYIPSYRIKVEEIAKVWGDDPNAISRGLVVQEKSVPAPDEDTATISVEAARYALKRANINPQKIGAVYVGSESHPYAVKPTATIVAEAVGSSPDMTSADLEFACKAGTAGMQICMGLVDSGIIEYGLAVGADTAQGAPGDALEYTASAGGAAYIIGNQNTVADIEATYSFTTDTPDFYRREGKPYPRHGGRFTGEPAYFKHVLSAAKGMFEKMGTEASDYDHAVFHQPNGKFYLKAAKKLGFNNEQSKTGLLTPVIGNTYSGATPLGLAAILDIANPGDRILAVSYGSGAGSDAFSIKVNDNIEERREFAPKVTELVANKNYVDYAMYAKYKGKLRMA
- a CDS encoding thiolase domain-containing protein; the protein is MRDVAIIGVSQTKFGELWEESFRDLITTAGMGAIEDANIEGADLEAMYVGNMSAGLFVQQEHIASLIADHAGLTPIPCARVEAACASGGLALRNGIMAVASGYHDIVISAGVEKMTDVVDPTPAIATASDQEWEAQQGVTFPSLYAMMARRHMYEYGTTREQLAMVSVINHKNASKNPLAQFPMEITVDSVLNSTMVADPLRLLDCSPVSDGAAAAILCPAEEAKKYTDTPIYIKASTQASGTIALHDRKDLTTIDATVHAAKKAYKMAGLEPKDIDAVEVHDCFSINGLLAVEDLGFVEKGKGGPAIEEGMTEIGGEIPVNPSGGLKARGHPLGATGIAQAAEIVWQLRGEAGKRQVDGAQIGMTHNIGGTGGTAAVHIFSN